The nucleotide sequence GGTTTCACGCAGGAAAATGCGTCCGATGGTTTTGCTGCTGGCGCCCACCTGCTGTTGCAGCTCCTGCAACGGCGGAGGCAAATGCTCAATGTTTTGCAGCAACGGCGCCAGGCGCTTGTCGTGTGGTAACGGCAGCAGCAGCGGCTGTTCGGCGGCCTGGCGAACTTCGTTCAGGCACAACGCCAGCAAATGCGCGTAGTGGCCGTGTTCCCAATCGGTCTCGAAGGCGGCCAGCGCCATCGGCTCGAGTACCGCGCGCAACAACGCACTGACCTCGATCACCCGCACCTGGCTCGGCCATTGCTCGGCCAAGGTCGGGCAGACATACAACGAACGATACTCCACGGCGTGCTGCATGACTGCCCGATGGCGGATGCCGCCAGGGATCCACGCTGCGCGCGTGGGTGGCAACAGGCACAATTGATGGGCCAGGGTGATACGCGTGCACCCCTGTTGGGTAAACAGCAATTGGCCGCGTCGGTGCTGGTGCAACCCGGAGTCATGGGCGCCAAGCAAGGCACCGATGCCAATGACCGGTGCGTCGAAAATATCCGGGTCAAAACGCGCATCAGCCGCAAGCCAGGCCATAAGGATTGTCCGATTTCATGGATAACATGTCGAAGTCTGGATAATACGCCACTGGCGGCTGTTTAAAATCCCTTCCCTGTCTTATTGCATCGATATCTACACAACGTTCACAAACTGACGAATTTCCTTGTGGTGAGCGGGCTTGTCGGTACGCCGCATCGCCCGCGTTGGGCTGCGAAGCAGCCCCAAAACCAGCAGCTACGGAGTATCTGATACACCGCATTCGGCTTACTGGGGCTGCTTCGCAGCTCAATGCCGGCGATGCGGCGTTCCGACAAGCCCGCTCGCCACAGGGAAATTCGTCAGTTCTGAAAGGTGTGTAGATACCTATGCGGCCTTATTGGGAAGGGCTTTTTGATGAACCGAAAGAACCTCTTAGTCCTGGCGGTGGCGCTACTGATGTTTGCGCAAATCGCGCAAACCCTCTACAGCCCGGCGCTTTCGGATATCAGCGAGGCTTTTGCCGTGACGCCGCAAGCGGCGGCACAAACCCTGTCGGTGTACTTTCTGGCCTTTGCCCTGGGTGTGGTTGTCTGGGGCCGAGTGAGTGACCGCTGGGGACGGCGTCCGGTGATGCTGACCGGGCTCATGCTTTACGCTGTTGCCACCTGCCTGGCCCTGAGCGTTCAGACATTCAACGGGCTGCTTATCGCCCAGGCTTTGGCCGCGTTTGGTGCGGCGGTGGGTTCGGTGGTGACGCAAACCGTAGTGCGCGATTGTTTCAGCGGCGCGCAGCTGGCGCAGGTATTTTCCGTGATAGGCATTGCCCTGGCGGCCAGTCCTGCGATTGCCCTGTTTACCGGGGCGAGCCTGGTGCAGCACTTCGGTTATCGAGGCATGCTCGGTTGCCTGCTGCTGCTGTCGTTGACGCTTTGGGCCTGGTGCTGGCGGGCCTTGCCGGAAACCCGTCCGGCGGCGGCGTGCGTTGCGCCGCTGTTTGGCACGCTGGGCTTGATGCTCAAGGATCCGGCGCTGTGGCGCTCGGTCGGCCTGGTGGCGGCGTTCAATATCGCGCTGTTCAGTTACTACAGCCTGGGGCCGTTTATTTTCCAGCGCCTGGGGCTGTCCGCCGAGCAGTTCGGTTATAGCGGCGCAGGCCTGGCATTGGGTTCAGGGTTGGGCGCCTGGCTCAACAAACGCTTGCTCAAGCGCGGTATCGGCAGTGAAACCTTGGTGCTGACGGCGGCGGCGGTGGCGCTGCTGGGCGGTTTCCTGGTGATGCTGCTGCGCGACAGCGGATGGTTTGTGCTGCCGATGTTGCTGGTGGTGTTGGCCTTCGGCATGGCGATTCCCAATGTGTTGGGTTCGGCGCTGCTGGCCTATCGCGACCGACTGGGCACCGCGGGAGCGCTGTTCGGCTTGATGTACTACCTGGTGATCGGCGCCGGGTTGATGCTGGTGGCCTGGGTCCAGTCCCTGGAATGGACCCTGTTGGTCTGCGCGCTGGCGGCGCTTTGGCTCGGCTACGTTCGCCCTGTAGCGCCTCTCAGAAGTTGACCGAAGCACTCAAGCGCGCTGTCAACGGCGCACCCTGGAACAGATAGTCATCGCCCATGTACTCGCCGACGTCGCGCCAGTAGCGCTTGTCGAACAGGTTGTCGACGCTCAGGCGAAAGACTGTTTCATAGCCGTCGACCCGCGTGCTGTAGCGGCTGCCGACGTTGACCACGGCATAATCCGCCACCTCGACGTGTCCGGTGCGATTGGCGTTTTTGCTGGCGCTGTATTGCACGCCGCCCAGCAACGCGAGGCCCTCGACCCAGGGCAGGGCGTAATCGGCGTAAAGACTGGCCCGCAGTTTTGGCACGTTGATCGTCTGGTGGCCTTCGTATTCGGCGGTGCCGGTGCCGCTGACCCGCGCACGAATCGCCGCGACGCTGGCCGCTACCTGCAAGCGGGAAGTGGCCCAGCCGTTGGCGGACAACTCCAGGCCGGTGTTTTTCTGCTCACCCTGCTGCACGTAGGTGAAGTCACCGGCGCTGTCCGGCTTGGCGTACTGGTAAGCCTGGCGCGTCTGGAACACTGCCGCGGCAAAGCTGATACGGCGCCAGTCGTATTTCACCCCGGCTTCGATCTGGCGGGAGACTGTGGGGGCGAGAATGTCCTGGGGATTGCGCGCAAACCACGGTGCTTCGCCACCCAGGGACAAGCCTTTGCTGTAGCTGGTGTACAGCGCGAGGTTTGCCAGCGGTTTGTAGATCAACGCGGCATTGGGCAGGAACATGTACCGCTGGGTGTGGCGTGACTGGCTGCCAGTAGCGTCGAAAGCGTGTTCATCCAGGCGCACTTCGCGGCCGCCCACCACGGTTTGCCACTGCTCGTTGAAGCTGATGCGGTCGGTGACAAAGAGTCCGTATTGGCGGCTGTCGAGGCGACGGTGACGCTCGTTCAACGGTTTGTCGGTCGGCGGGAAACTGGCCGGGTCCTGATCGATATTGCCGGTGCCGATCCACTCGTTGACGGGGTCGCGCTTATCGACCACCCGGCGAAACGCGCTGCCGCCAAATGTCAGCTCGTGGCGCAGGCCGGCCGTGCTGAACAACCCGGTCATCGCGGCCTGGATTTCATCGGTGCGCCGGGTGTCATCGGGGCTGCGGTAGTCGTAGATGTCGTAGTCGCCTTCCGGGCTGAAGTAGTTCGGCACTTTCGATGTGCAACGGGTGGAACCGTAGCAACCCCAGGCAAATGAACTGTAGTCATCAATCACCACCTTGCTGCGGGCTGCGCTGACGCTGCCTTTCCATTGATCACTGAAGCGGTAGTCAAACGTGCCGTTGAGGTTCAACGAGTCGATATCCACTTGTTTCGATCCCGTCTGGTGACCGAGCAGCTTTTTCGGTGATGCGTCGTGGGGCACCTCGGTGCCACCGAGTAACTGGTACCCCGGCACCGATCGCTGGGCCTTGTTCTGATACTCGGCATCCAGTCGCAGCACCGCGTCGGGGCTGATGTTCCAGTCGAAGGCCAGAGACAGGAAATCGCGCTGGCCATTGGCGTGCTCGACATACGCGTTGAGGTCTTCATGGGCGACGTTGGCGCGCAGGCCGAATTGCTGTTCGCTGCCGAACCAGCCGCCGACATCGGTGGCGATATAGGCGCTGCCGCGATCATCGCTGGACACCGTCACCGAACGCACGTCTTCCGGGCGCTTGGTCACGTAATTGATTACGCCGCTGGGCTCGGAAATGCCACTCTGCAGACCTGCCAAGCCCTTGAGCAATTCCACCCGCTGTTTGTTTTCCAGGGCAACGTTCTGCTCGCCGGTGATGGTACGCCCGTTGATCTTGTAACTGCTCGCGGCATTCAGGGAGAACCCGCGCACCACGAAGTTTTCGTAGTACCCGATGGGCGCATAGCTTTCGCCCACCGAGGCGTCGTTGCGCAGCACTTCGCTGAGCAGGCGCGCCTGTTGATCCTTGATCAGCGACTCGTTGATCACCGTGATCGAGGCCGGTGTGTCCAGCAACGGCGCTTCATTGAATCCCCCCACCGAGGCGCTGTCGTTCTGGTAGCCGGCGATGTCCTGACCCTGGATTTTCAGGGTTGGCAACTCCAGGTCAGCGGCCAGACTGCTGTTCATGCCTGCGCCCAACAGCAAGCCTAAGGTGAGCAGGTCGAGGGTAAAACGCGTGGTAACGGCAGGACGGGGACTTAAAACCATGGGGGAAGGCCTGAGAGCACAGAGCGAAGGGCGCCTAAACTAGGCAGAATGGGTTTTTTTTACAAGTTCCCGAAAGCACATCCGTTTGCGCTCCTGCGCTGAGACCAGCGGCCTCAATCGTCAAAGCCTTCGACTGGCGTGCCTTGCACCTGTAGGAGCGAGCTTGCTCGCGAAGGTTGTTAACGCTGATGGGGACTCGCAGGTTAAATGCGGCGCTCTCGGGTTTTTCGCGAGCCAGCTCGCTCCTACAGGCGTTTGCCGTTCAACTTATTTTTTGCGCGTGCTTCAGGGTTTCTCTGGGCAACTCCTGGAACAGCGCCCGATAGCTGTTGGAGAACCGCCCCAAATGCCAGAACGACCAGTTCATCGCGACCTGCGCCACCGTGGTCTCAGGTGAACTCAGCAACTCCCGTCGTGCACCATTCAACCGCCGCAGGCGCAACCACTGTGCCGGGCTCATTCCGGTGTAGGTCTTGAATCCTTGTTGCAGCTGGCGCAGCGACACCCCGGCAATCCGCGCCAGCTCCAGCAGGTTGACGGTTGCGTCTGGCACATCTGCCGCCCACTCACCAATCCGTGCCATCAGGCTGCGTTCTTCGGTGCGCCGGCGTAGCGAACCCTGATCCAGGCACACGCAGGCGTTATCCAGAATGAACAAACAGTCGTCCAACAGTTGCTGGGTCAAGGCCTCGCGACTGGGTGGATCGGTCTCTTCGGACAGTCGGGTCAAGGTGCCGCTGAGCCAGCGACTGAACAACGAGTTTTGCAACGAGCTGAGCGGCGCCATGAACAAGCCTTCGAGCCGGGCCAGCTCCAAACCCTTACGCTGGACAAACTCCGGGCCGAACACCACCGCTACTTCACGGTAGTTTTCCGGGGTGATCCAGGTGTTGCGGCTTTCGCCATTGAGCAGGTACAGCGCGTTGTCGCTGCCATCGAAACAGAACGCCAGGGAGCCCTCGGGAGCATTGAAATGCTGTTCGATACGCGTGTTCATGCGCTCTTCATAAACCTCCACACCCTGCAGATCAAGGTAGCGGATCAGCCCGGCAAAATGCCCTGGAGACATTTGCTGATAGTGCTGTACCCAGCCGGGTGTAGCGCTGCATTGGGCGCTCACATCACCGGTGGTAAAGGCCTGAACATGCAAGGGGGCTGACTGTGTCATGGGTAACCCGGACGCACTCTATTGGTGCGTTATGGTTCGCGCAAAGTGGATAGATGCCCGCGGACGGCTCGGCCAAGATAGACCTCAATGTGCCGCGAGGGAAGACTTCCGGCATCACTCGAACCATGACGAGGTCCTTATGAACGCCCCTTTCGATCAGCTGTCCGCCTGGCTGAAAGAACACAAGATTACCGAAGTCGAATGCGTGATCAGTGACCTGACTGGCATCGCACGCGGCAAGATTGCGCCCACCAACAAGTTCCTGCATGAGCGAGGCATGCGCCTGCCGGAAAGTGTTTTGCTGCAAACGGTAACCGGGGACTTTGTCGACGACGATATCTACTACGACCTGCTGGACCCGGCTGACATCGACATGCTTTGTCGCCCCGCGGCCAATGCCACTTATGTTGTGCCATGGGCCATCGAACCCACTGCGATTGTGATTCACGACACCTTCGACAAGCAGGGCAATCCCGTCGAGCTGTCGCCGCGCAATGTGCTGAAGAAGGTTCTGCAGCTTTACCGTGATCAGGGCTGGCAGCCGATTGTCGCGCCGGAAATGGAGTTCTACCTGACCCAGCGCTGCGAAGACCCGGACCTGCCGCTCAAGACCCCGCTAGGTCGTTCCGGTCGCGCTGAAAGTGGTCGCCAATCGTTCTCCATCGACGCCGCCAACGAATTCGATCCACTCTTCGAGGACGTCTACGACTGGTGCGAAGCCCAGGGCCTGGACCTCGATACGCTGATCCACGAAGACGGCCCGGCCCAGATGGAAATCAACTTCCGTCACGGCGACGCGCTCGATCTGGCGGACCAGATCACCGTGTTCAAGCGTACCCTGCGTGAGGCGGCGCTCAAGCACAATGTGGCCGCGACCTTTATGGCCAAACCGGTGGCCGACGAACCCGGCAGCGCTATGCACTTGCATCAGAGCGTAGTGGATATGGCCACCGGCAAACCGGTGTTTGTCGACGATGACGGCAAGATGAGCGAGTTGTTTTTGCATCACATCGGCGGCTTGCAAAAGTACATCCCCACGCTGCTGCCGATGTTCGCGCCTAACGTCAATTCGTTCCGCCGTTTCCTGCCGGACACCTCGGCCCCGGTCAATGTCGAATGGGGTGAAGAGAACCGCACCGTCGGCCTGCGTGTGCCGACCTCCAGCCCCGACGCCATGCGCGTGGAAAACCGTCTGCCGGGTGCCGATGCCAACCCGTACCTGGCCATCGCCGCCAGTCTGTTGTGCGGCTATCTGGGGATGATCGAACGCATCGAGCCGAGCGCCCCGGTGGAAGGCCGGGCCTACGAGCGCCGCAACCTGCGTCTGCCGATCACCATCGAGGACGCGCTGGCGCGGATGGAGGAGTGTGTGACGATCAAGCATTACCTGGGGGACAAATTTGTACGCGGCTACGTCGCGGTCAAGCGCGCCGAACACGAAAACTTCAAGCGGGTGATCAGCTCCTGGGAACGTGAGTTCCTGTTGCTGAGTGTCTGAGCGTTCACACTAAAAAAACACAAGAGGTGTCGATATGCGTCTAGCCAAACAACTTCTCCCGCTGGCCCTGGCCGCGATGTTCAGCAGCGCCAGCCAGGCCGCGCCGACGGTCAGCGTGTATAACTGGACCGACTACATCGGTGAGTCCACGCTGGCCGATTTCCAGGCCAAGACCGGGATCAAAGTGGTGTACGACGTGTTCGACTCCAACGAAACCCTGGAGGGCAAGTTGCTGGCGGGCCGCACCGGGTATGACGTGGTGGTGCCGTCCAACCATTTCCTCGGGCGCCAGGTACAGGCTGGCGCATTTAGGAAGCTGGACCGCGCGCAGTTACCCAATTACGCCAACCTCGATCCGAAACTGCTCA is from Pseudomonas mucidolens and encodes:
- a CDS encoding helix-turn-helix domain-containing protein → MTQSAPLHVQAFTTGDVSAQCSATPGWVQHYQQMSPGHFAGLIRYLDLQGVEVYEERMNTRIEQHFNAPEGSLAFCFDGSDNALYLLNGESRNTWITPENYREVAVVFGPEFVQRKGLELARLEGLFMAPLSSLQNSLFSRWLSGTLTRLSEETDPPSREALTQQLLDDCLFILDNACVCLDQGSLRRRTEERSLMARIGEWAADVPDATVNLLELARIAGVSLRQLQQGFKTYTGMSPAQWLRLRRLNGARRELLSSPETTVAQVAMNWSFWHLGRFSNSYRALFQELPRETLKHAQKIS
- a CDS encoding glutamine synthetase family protein, with the translated sequence MNAPFDQLSAWLKEHKITEVECVISDLTGIARGKIAPTNKFLHERGMRLPESVLLQTVTGDFVDDDIYYDLLDPADIDMLCRPAANATYVVPWAIEPTAIVIHDTFDKQGNPVELSPRNVLKKVLQLYRDQGWQPIVAPEMEFYLTQRCEDPDLPLKTPLGRSGRAESGRQSFSIDAANEFDPLFEDVYDWCEAQGLDLDTLIHEDGPAQMEINFRHGDALDLADQITVFKRTLREAALKHNVAATFMAKPVADEPGSAMHLHQSVVDMATGKPVFVDDDGKMSELFLHHIGGLQKYIPTLLPMFAPNVNSFRRFLPDTSAPVNVEWGEENRTVGLRVPTSSPDAMRVENRLPGADANPYLAIAASLLCGYLGMIERIEPSAPVEGRAYERRNLRLPITIEDALARMEECVTIKHYLGDKFVRGYVAVKRAEHENFKRVISSWEREFLLLSV
- a CDS encoding AraC family transcriptional regulator translates to MAWLAADARFDPDIFDAPVIGIGALLGAHDSGLHQHRRGQLLFTQQGCTRITLAHQLCLLPPTRAAWIPGGIRHRAVMQHAVEYRSLYVCPTLAEQWPSQVRVIEVSALLRAVLEPMALAAFETDWEHGHYAHLLALCLNEVRQAAEQPLLLPLPHDKRLAPLLQNIEHLPPPLQELQQQVGASSKTIGRIFLRETGMGYQQWRQQWRLMRAIELLATGRNVGYCAFELGFASDSALIAFFKSMTGTTPRGYFK
- a CDS encoding TonB-dependent siderophore receptor, which gives rise to MVLSPRPAVTTRFTLDLLTLGLLLGAGMNSSLAADLELPTLKIQGQDIAGYQNDSASVGGFNEAPLLDTPASITVINESLIKDQQARLLSEVLRNDASVGESYAPIGYYENFVVRGFSLNAASSYKINGRTITGEQNVALENKQRVELLKGLAGLQSGISEPSGVINYVTKRPEDVRSVTVSSDDRGSAYIATDVGGWFGSEQQFGLRANVAHEDLNAYVEHANGQRDFLSLAFDWNISPDAVLRLDAEYQNKAQRSVPGYQLLGGTEVPHDASPKKLLGHQTGSKQVDIDSLNLNGTFDYRFSDQWKGSVSAARSKVVIDDYSSFAWGCYGSTRCTSKVPNYFSPEGDYDIYDYRSPDDTRRTDEIQAAMTGLFSTAGLRHELTFGGSAFRRVVDKRDPVNEWIGTGNIDQDPASFPPTDKPLNERHRRLDSRQYGLFVTDRISFNEQWQTVVGGREVRLDEHAFDATGSQSRHTQRYMFLPNAALIYKPLANLALYTSYSKGLSLGGEAPWFARNPQDILAPTVSRQIEAGVKYDWRRISFAAAVFQTRQAYQYAKPDSAGDFTYVQQGEQKNTGLELSANGWATSRLQVAASVAAIRARVSGTGTAEYEGHQTINVPKLRASLYADYALPWVEGLALLGGVQYSASKNANRTGHVEVADYAVVNVGSRYSTRVDGYETVFRLSVDNLFDKRYWRDVGEYMGDDYLFQGAPLTARLSASVNF
- a CDS encoding multidrug effflux MFS transporter, which produces MNRKNLLVLAVALLMFAQIAQTLYSPALSDISEAFAVTPQAAAQTLSVYFLAFALGVVVWGRVSDRWGRRPVMLTGLMLYAVATCLALSVQTFNGLLIAQALAAFGAAVGSVVTQTVVRDCFSGAQLAQVFSVIGIALAASPAIALFTGASLVQHFGYRGMLGCLLLLSLTLWAWCWRALPETRPAAACVAPLFGTLGLMLKDPALWRSVGLVAAFNIALFSYYSLGPFIFQRLGLSAEQFGYSGAGLALGSGLGAWLNKRLLKRGIGSETLVLTAAAVALLGGFLVMLLRDSGWFVLPMLLVVLAFGMAIPNVLGSALLAYRDRLGTAGALFGLMYYLVIGAGLMLVAWVQSLEWTLLVCALAALWLGYVRPVAPLRS